The following proteins are encoded in a genomic region of Arcobacter suis CECT 7833:
- a CDS encoding response regulator transcription factor: MIKVLMIEDDLELAQIITDYLKSFDIEVVNTDSPYNGLSMLDVHKDYKLIILDLTLPEIDGLELIPKIREKSNIPIIISSARDDILDKVMGLERGADDYLPKPYNPRELQARIKTILKRVDSNNEPKKPEQNSLFEVRDDDMQILFQGIALTLTLAEYDILKLLIQRNHGVVAREDFIYASDNIEDDSSLKNIDVIISRIRTKLAKIDENNTHIKSVRGIGYQLI, encoded by the coding sequence ATTATTAAAGTACTTATGATAGAAGATGATTTAGAATTAGCTCAAATCATCACAGATTATTTAAAATCATTTGACATTGAAGTAGTAAATACTGATAGCCCATATAATGGGTTATCAATGCTTGATGTTCATAAAGATTATAAACTTATTATTTTGGATTTAACACTTCCTGAAATAGATGGTTTAGAATTAATTCCGAAAATTAGAGAAAAATCTAATATTCCTATTATTATTAGTTCTGCACGTGATGATATTTTGGACAAAGTTATGGGGCTAGAACGAGGTGCAGATGATTATCTTCCAAAACCTTATAATCCAAGGGAACTTCAAGCTAGAATCAAAACTATTTTAAAAAGAGTTGATTCAAACAATGAACCCAAAAAACCTGAACAAAATTCACTTTTTGAAGTAAGGGATGATGATATGCAAATCTTATTTCAAGGGATTGCATTAACTCTGACACTTGCTGAATATGATATTTTAAAACTTTTGATTCAAAGAAATCATGGAGTTGTTGCTAGAGAAGATTTTATTTATGCAAGTGATAATATTGAAGATGATTCATCTTTAAAAAATATTGATGTTATTATTTCAAGAATTAGAACAAAACTAGCAAAAATAGATGAAAACAACACTCACATAAAATCAGTAAGAGGTATTGGATATCAGTTAATATGA
- a CDS encoding ArsS family sensor histidine kinase, which translates to MIKNISISTFVNIIFSLAFISIFITFAMFINYDQQKHEISLQNRYELIAENFLSSFQNQPTTDSLIALFRKFKVKPIEEREKKLEIIKNAQELTITQNFLGTYRVYKYDDNYYIYVQQYGYNLMLKDSDGHNYSIAFIIAGFMVSILTFLILYEILKRKLKPLKILNKQLIEFSNGNKDIKLNYTSTDEVGTIAKSFNEAINIINNQSKSKDLFMRNMMHELKTPITKAMFIAETLEDEKTRLNLQRAFKRMDDIIKELATVEKLTSKNSMIYKEENSFLNIYTRTLEIMMINPNNITANIEDFDFKVDNSMMPIALKNLIDNAIKFSPNKKAIIDANKEKIEIISLGEQLNHELSYYTEAFSQEEKRSDGFGLGLYIVKTIVNLHGYKLEYKYEGGRNYFIINMMK; encoded by the coding sequence ATGATAAAAAATATCTCTATTTCTACTTTTGTAAATATAATATTTTCATTAGCTTTTATCTCGATTTTTATAACATTTGCAATGTTTATAAACTACGACCAACAAAAACATGAAATATCTTTACAAAATAGATATGAGTTAATTGCAGAAAATTTTTTAAGTTCATTTCAAAATCAACCAACAACAGATTCATTAATAGCTCTTTTTAGAAAATTCAAAGTAAAACCTATTGAAGAAAGAGAAAAAAAACTAGAAATTATAAAAAATGCCCAAGAATTAACAATAACTCAAAATTTTTTAGGAACTTACAGAGTTTATAAATATGATGATAACTATTATATCTATGTTCAACAATATGGATATAACTTGATGTTAAAAGATTCTGATGGACATAATTATAGTATTGCATTTATAATTGCTGGATTTATGGTTTCAATTTTAACTTTCCTTATTTTGTATGAAATTTTAAAAAGAAAATTAAAACCTCTTAAAATTTTAAATAAACAACTAATTGAATTTTCAAATGGAAACAAAGATATAAAACTAAACTATACAAGTACCGATGAAGTTGGAACAATAGCAAAAAGTTTTAATGAAGCTATAAATATCATAAATAATCAATCAAAATCAAAAGATTTATTTATGAGAAATATGATGCATGAACTTAAAACTCCAATTACAAAAGCAATGTTTATTGCTGAAACTTTAGAAGATGAAAAGACCAGATTAAATCTTCAAAGAGCTTTTAAAAGAATGGATGATATTATAAAAGAGTTAGCAACTGTTGAAAAACTAACCTCTAAAAATAGTATGATTTATAAAGAAGAAAACAGTTTTTTAAATATTTATACTAGAACTTTAGAAATTATGATGATAAATCCAAATAATATCACAGCTAATATAGAAGATTTTGATTTCAAAGTTGATAACTCAATGATGCCTATTGCTTTAAAAAATTTAATAGATAATGCAATTAAATTTTCACCAAATAAAAAAGCAATAATTGATGCGAACAAAGAAAAAATAGAAATTATCTCTTTAGGTGAACAACTAAATCACGAACTTTCATATTATACAGAAGCTTTTTCTCAAGAAGAAAAAAGAAGTGATGGTTTTGGATTGGGACTTTATATAGTTAAAACTATTGTAAATTTACATGGATATAAACTAGAATATAAATATGAAGGTGGAAGAAACTACTTCATCATAAATATGATGAAATAG
- the cbiB gene encoding adenosylcobinamide-phosphate synthase CbiB has product MFYEVALIAYIIDMVFSEFQKLKFLKHPIIFMGDYISWFERKFYKDSIFRGFLLTLSLVFIVFCIVYLISFINNIFIQGLIASFTLSSKMLFDTVKDVVSSDEIETKRYKISMLVSRDTSTLTNSDVNKAAIETYAENLSDGVIAPLFYLLCFGLVGAFVYKAINTLDSMVGYRNAKYEKFGKFSARLDDVANYIPARITALIIAFLFFSKKVFLEFYKHGKKHESFNAGLPISAFALALNVKLGGPTSYFGKIKNKPFFGDGKENIENSDVLKALEFKTRLDIFIIIVLILGVLV; this is encoded by the coding sequence ATGTTTTATGAAGTAGCTTTGATAGCATATATTATAGATATGGTTTTTTCAGAATTTCAAAAATTGAAGTTTTTGAAACATCCAATAATTTTTATGGGAGATTATATCTCTTGGTTTGAAAGAAAGTTTTATAAGGATTCTATATTTAGAGGATTCCTTTTAACTCTTTCTTTGGTTTTTATAGTTTTTTGTATTGTATATTTAATCTCTTTTATAAATAATATTTTTATTCAAGGCTTAATAGCCTCTTTTACACTTTCATCAAAAATGCTTTTTGATACTGTAAAAGATGTGGTTTCAAGTGATGAAATAGAGACTAAAAGATATAAAATTTCTATGCTAGTTAGTCGTGATACTTCAACTCTTACTAATAGCGATGTAAATAAAGCAGCCATTGAAACTTACGCTGAAAATTTAAGTGATGGAGTTATTGCACCACTTTTTTATCTTTTATGTTTTGGACTTGTTGGAGCTTTTGTTTATAAAGCCATAAATACCCTTGATTCTATGGTTGGATATAGAAATGCTAAATACGAAAAGTTTGGGAAGTTTAGTGCTAGACTTGATGATGTGGCAAACTATATACCAGCTCGAATAACTGCTTTGATAATAGCTTTTTTATTTTTTTCTAAAAAGGTTTTTTTAGAGTTTTACAAACATGGAAAAAAACACGAAAGTTTTAATGCAGGACTTCCCATATCAGCTTTTGCATTGGCTTTAAATGTTAAACTTGGCGGTCCTACTTCATATTTTGGAAAAATAAAAAATAAACCTTTTTTTGGAGATGGAAAAGAAAATATTGAAAATAGTGATGTTTTAAAGGCTTTAGAATTTAAAACAAGACTTGATATATTTATAATAATTGTATTAATTTTAGGAGTTTTAGTATGA
- a CDS encoding SDR family oxidoreductase, producing MKVLLTGSTGYIGRRLKQELLNDENIELKLLVRNKKSISSLNENAQVIEGDTFNKESLKEALKDVEVAYYLIHSLSNENYKDLDKISAQNFVDIANECGVKRIIYLGGLGVKNENTSEHLLSRIETGEILSSNKNVQTIWLRAGVIIGSGSTSFEIIRNLTEKLPIMTTPKWVNTKAQPIAVSDVLSYLYISLYLDVKENLIVDIGSEQLSYKNMMLKTAKVLGLKRILITLPFMSINLSSYWLNLFTPVPYAVAKALVEGVKSEVIIQNDHAKKYFPNIIPISYEEAVSNAIKEIEANQVISRWNDKGDGVWEKNAQNEISKAVFIDRKELDISNIEASKVYQSFIGIGGENGWFDFDFLWELRGIIDKLIGGVGLKRGRRSQCDLRISDCLDFWKVVDLQKDERLLLYAQMKLPGVAWLEFKIKDNKLIQSAYFYPKGVLGRLYWYALIPLHYFVFNNMIKSIIKKAKNL from the coding sequence ATGAAAGTACTACTAACAGGCTCAACTGGATATATTGGAAGAAGATTAAAACAGGAACTATTAAATGATGAAAATATAGAGTTAAAACTTTTAGTTAGAAATAAAAAAAGTATTTCATCTTTGAATGAAAATGCTCAAGTTATAGAAGGAGATACTTTTAATAAAGAATCTTTAAAAGAAGCTCTAAAAGATGTGGAAGTTGCTTATTATTTGATTCACTCTTTAAGTAATGAAAATTACAAAGACCTAGACAAAATCTCAGCTCAAAATTTTGTGGATATAGCAAATGAGTGTGGAGTTAAAAGAATCATTTATCTTGGTGGTTTGGGAGTTAAAAATGAAAATACAAGTGAACATTTACTTAGTCGAATAGAAACGGGAGAAATTTTAAGCTCAAATAAAAATGTTCAAACTATTTGGCTTCGAGCTGGTGTAATCATAGGTTCAGGAAGTACAAGTTTTGAGATTATTAGAAATCTAACAGAAAAACTTCCTATTATGACTACTCCAAAATGGGTAAATACAAAAGCCCAACCAATAGCTGTAAGTGATGTTTTATCATATTTATACATCTCTTTGTATTTGGATGTAAAAGAAAACTTGATTGTTGATATTGGAAGTGAACAATTAAGTTATAAAAATATGATGTTAAAAACTGCAAAAGTTTTAGGACTTAAAAGAATTTTAATTACTTTGCCTTTTATGAGTATAAATCTCTCTTCTTATTGGCTAAATCTTTTTACACCCGTTCCTTATGCCGTTGCAAAAGCTTTGGTTGAGGGAGTTAAATCAGAAGTAATAATTCAAAATGACCACGCAAAAAAATATTTCCCAAATATTATTCCTATCTCTTATGAAGAGGCTGTTTCAAACGCCATAAAAGAGATAGAAGCAAATCAAGTTATCAGCAGATGGAATGACAAAGGTGATGGAGTTTGGGAGAAAAACGCTCAAAATGAAATCTCAAAAGCAGTTTTTATAGATAGAAAAGAACTTGATATTTCAAATATAGAAGCTTCAAAAGTTTATCAATCATTTATAGGAATTGGCGGAGAAAATGGCTGGTTTGACTTTGATTTTTTATGGGAATTAAGAGGAATTATTGATAAATTAATTGGTGGAGTTGGACTCAAAAGAGGAAGAAGAAGCCAATGTGATTTAAGAATTAGCGATTGTTTGGATTTTTGGAAAGTTGTGGATTTACAAAAAGATGAAAGATTATTACTTTATGCCCAAATGAAACTTCCTGGAGTTGCTTGGCTTGAGTTCAAAATCAAAGATAACAAACTAATCCAATCAGCCTACTTTTATCCAAAAGGAGTTTTGGGAAGATTGTATTGGTATGCGTTGATTCCTTTACACTATTTTGTGTTTAATAATATGATAAAAAGTATAATCAAAAAGGCTAAAAACCTTTAG
- a CDS encoding cobyric acid synthase encodes MNNISIFGTSSDAGKSTITFVIAKILQDLGISVAPFKAQNVSNNSHVCDDGSEIAIAQYFQAEVLGVETSYHLNPVLLKSGRGSSASLIVEGKVVTNKDVREYYRDLDLLKPAVKRCFDYLDAKYDCVVCEGAGSPVELNLMDKDLSNIFIATQYNTKIILVADIEKGGVFASIWGVYNLLPEHLRKNVIGVIVNKFRGDLTLFDEGIRIIEEDFKIPVLGVLPYLPFNLGFEDSASLKNFVQQPRNKKLDIAVIAYPYMSNYNDFEPLIADDEVFVEFVSSNISLEKFDLVILPGSKLVIKDLKWLKETGLFEQIKNYKKDICAICGGYEMMFENLEDIYALENEEVSKEEGFAFIPDIITFEKEKILEKKSYDLFGEKIDGFEIHHGMCKNYPLSFEKQNFKGTFVHQIFDNNEFRTKYFKSIKSDYIGFDFQEYKKKTVDNFISTLKSKLDIEYLIKSIN; translated from the coding sequence ATGAATAACATCTCAATCTTCGGAACTTCAAGTGACGCTGGAAAATCAACCATAACTTTTGTAATAGCAAAAATACTTCAAGACTTGGGTATTTCTGTTGCTCCTTTTAAAGCTCAAAATGTATCAAATAATTCTCATGTTTGTGATGATGGAAGTGAGATTGCTATTGCTCAGTATTTTCAAGCTGAGGTGTTGGGTGTGGAAACTTCTTATCATCTAAATCCAGTTTTATTAAAATCTGGTCGTGGAAGTTCAGCTTCACTTATAGTTGAGGGGAAAGTTGTAACTAACAAAGATGTTAGGGAATATTATAGGGATTTAGACCTACTTAAACCAGCTGTAAAGCGATGTTTTGATTATTTGGATGCAAAGTATGATTGTGTAGTTTGCGAGGGTGCAGGAAGTCCCGTAGAGTTAAATCTTATGGATAAAGATTTATCAAATATTTTTATAGCTACCCAATACAACACAAAAATCATTTTAGTAGCAGACATAGAAAAAGGTGGAGTTTTTGCTTCTATTTGGGGAGTTTACAATCTCTTGCCAGAGCATTTACGAAAAAATGTAATAGGTGTAATAGTAAATAAATTTAGAGGTGATTTAACTCTTTTTGATGAGGGAATTAGAATCATAGAAGAGGATTTTAAAATTCCAGTTTTGGGAGTTTTACCATATTTACCTTTTAATCTTGGATTTGAAGATAGTGCAAGTTTGAAAAACTTTGTTCAACAACCACGAAATAAAAAACTAGATATTGCAGTTATTGCATATCCATATATGAGTAATTACAACGATTTTGAGCCTTTGATTGCCGATGATGAGGTTTTTGTGGAGTTTGTGAGTTCAAATATTTCACTTGAAAAGTTTGATTTAGTGATTTTGCCAGGAAGTAAACTTGTAATCAAAGATTTAAAGTGGTTAAAAGAGACTGGACTTTTTGAGCAAATTAAAAACTACAAAAAAGATATTTGTGCCATTTGTGGTGGTTACGAAATGATGTTTGAAAATCTTGAAGATATTTATGCTTTAGAAAATGAAGAAGTTTCAAAAGAAGAGGGTTTTGCTTTTATTCCTGATATTATCACTTTTGAAAAAGAAAAAATCCTAGAGAAAAAATCTTATGACTTATTTGGTGAAAAAATTGATGGTTTTGAAATACATCATGGTATGTGTAAAAATTATCCTCTATCTTTTGAAAAACAAAATTTCAAAGGTACTTTTGTACATCAAATTTTTGATAACAATGAATTTAGAACAAAATATTTTAAATCAATAAAAAGTGATTATATTGGTTTTGATTTTCAAGAGTATAAGAAAAAAACAGTGGATAATTTTATCTCTACTTTAAAATCAAAACTAGATATAGAATATCTAATAAAAAGTATAAACTAA
- a CDS encoding P-loop NTPase fold protein — MSNQQKLENYLVGTNGYLKSDISNGKVIMLSGKWGSGKTHFWKNIIATEIFEKELKEKRKSYAYISLYGKNTIESIQNDLLYNSYEFIANPNEKVSKFFSVFTYYSQYSPEKISSGIIKGITDLKNKFEFKKAESYLSDGGVICFDDFERKSKNIDLNDLFGFITQLTQNFNCKVVIILNDDVFEGEEKKIFSNVKEKSVSKFLKYEPSIRDLFKSIIFEKDNSNNFKYSKLKKYLKIILKTIEETQELNARIYIQVLDNLVEWIISETKESKIDMYIRYLIKLNINFIINHKVIKLEFKDKFTSSSNSFKNQEISMVIESVKRESSYQKDFNIKKLGIDSKVLSEEEIKSIYFSIKLHCCYFESMDIKVINKINNFIESGILINE, encoded by the coding sequence ATGTCGAATCAACAAAAATTGGAAAATTATTTAGTTGGAACTAATGGTTATTTAAAAAGTGATATTTCAAATGGTAAAGTTATTATGCTTTCTGGAAAATGGGGAAGTGGTAAAACTCACTTTTGGAAGAATATTATTGCAACTGAAATTTTTGAGAAAGAATTAAAAGAAAAAAGAAAGTCTTATGCTTATATTAGTTTATATGGGAAAAATACTATTGAATCAATACAAAATGATTTGCTTTATAATTCTTATGAATTTATTGCAAATCCAAATGAAAAAGTTTCAAAATTCTTTTCAGTATTTACTTATTATTCTCAATATTCTCCAGAAAAAATATCATCAGGTATCATAAAAGGAATAACAGATTTAAAAAATAAATTTGAATTTAAAAAAGCAGAATCTTATTTAAGTGATGGAGGAGTTATCTGTTTTGATGACTTTGAAAGAAAATCAAAGAACATAGATTTAAATGACTTATTCGGATTTATTACTCAATTAACTCAAAATTTTAATTGTAAAGTTGTAATTATTTTAAATGATGATGTGTTTGAAGGCGAAGAAAAAAAGATATTTTCAAATGTAAAAGAGAAATCTGTATCTAAGTTTTTAAAATATGAGCCAAGTATCAGAGACTTATTTAAATCAATAATTTTTGAAAAAGATAATAGTAATAACTTTAAATATTCAAAATTAAAAAAATATTTAAAAATCATTTTAAAAACTATCGAAGAAACACAAGAGTTAAATGCGAGAATTTATATTCAAGTTTTGGATAATTTAGTTGAATGGATTATTAGTGAAACAAAAGAATCTAAGATTGATATGTATATTCGTTATTTAATTAAATTAAATATAAATTTCATTATAAACCATAAAGTGATTAAACTTGAATTTAAAGATAAGTTTACTAGTTCTTCTAATTCATTTAAGAATCAAGAAATTTCAATGGTAATTGAATCAGTTAAAAGAGAATCTTCCTATCAAAAAGATTTTAATATTAAGAAACTTGGAATAGACAGTAAAGTTTTATCAGAAGAAGAAATTAAAAGTATATATTTTTCTATTAAATTACACTGCTGTTATTTTGAATCAATGGATATAAAAGTTATAAATAAAATCAACAACTTCATAGAATCAGGAATCCTAATAAATGAATAA
- a CDS encoding RNA polymerase sigma factor: MLVYYKDIFNFVTKLVGDKEAAKDITQEAYAKCIELDSNKEINRSFLYKVAKNIVIDESRKNKKISQIEFQEEIYSIPKDEQPDEIVLETNQYENLMKIVETLPNRSKEAFLLHTIDGYSRKEIAFMMGISPNAVEKHIIRATKNLQEKLTK, from the coding sequence ATGTTAGTTTACTACAAAGATATATTCAATTTTGTTACAAAACTTGTGGGAGATAAAGAAGCTGCAAAAGATATAACCCAAGAAGCTTATGCCAAATGCATAGAACTAGATTCAAACAAAGAAATTAATCGTTCATTTTTATATAAAGTTGCAAAAAATATTGTAATTGATGAATCAAGAAAAAACAAAAAAATATCTCAAATAGAGTTTCAAGAAGAGATATATTCTATCCCAAAAGATGAACAACCCGATGAAATTGTTCTTGAAACAAATCAATATGAAAACCTAATGAAAATAGTTGAAACTTTACCAAATAGAAGTAAAGAAGCTTTTTTATTACATACAATAGATGGTTATAGTAGAAAAGAGATTGCTTTTATGATGGGAATAAGTCCAAATGCAGTTGAAAAACATATAATAAGAGCTACAAAAAATCTGCAAGAAAAATTAACTAAATAA
- a CDS encoding FecR family protein, protein MKDNIKDKAIYWVTCQKEGLTLQEKEELNLWLESNIEHQKAFDEVKNIHNIFQNIPKDYSQTLSNKAHYGAKKIKFVEKTLKPIIACAAVIFALFIGYDNFIPNYEKNYQTQYTNLKKELLPDGSIISIDTKSNIGITYFKNKREVLLQNGQALFDVAKDKNRPFIITSGKTSIEVVGTKFEVINLDNTTTVSVLEGIVKIGHIQNQFFEPQNITHLKKGEKIILDNTGKIHYLGETEIQEIAPWQNNELIFRKITLKNAFKDFSRYQNIEVEFKTKDIEDRLFSGKFNTKEIDKFLFAIQKIYPIKIKKEQNKIYISKI, encoded by the coding sequence TTGAAAGATAATATCAAAGACAAAGCTATATATTGGGTAACCTGTCAAAAAGAGGGATTAACCTTGCAAGAAAAAGAAGAATTAAATTTATGGTTAGAATCAAATATTGAACATCAAAAAGCTTTTGATGAAGTAAAAAATATCCATAATATATTTCAAAATATTCCAAAAGATTATTCACAAACTCTTAGCAATAAAGCTCACTATGGAGCAAAAAAAATCAAATTTGTAGAAAAAACTCTTAAACCTATTATTGCTTGTGCTGCTGTTATATTTGCTTTATTTATTGGTTATGATAATTTTATTCCAAACTATGAAAAAAATTATCAAACTCAATACACAAATCTAAAAAAAGAGCTTCTTCCTGATGGTTCTATTATTTCAATAGACACAAAATCAAATATTGGAATAACTTATTTTAAAAATAAAAGAGAAGTTTTATTACAAAATGGTCAAGCATTATTTGATGTTGCAAAAGATAAAAATAGACCTTTTATTATAACTTCTGGAAAAACATCTATTGAAGTTGTTGGTACAAAATTTGAAGTTATAAATTTAGACAATACTACAACAGTAAGCGTTTTAGAAGGTATTGTAAAAATTGGTCATATTCAAAATCAATTTTTTGAACCTCAAAATATAACTCATCTTAAAAAAGGAGAAAAGATTATCCTTGATAATACGGGGAAAATTCATTATCTTGGAGAAACTGAAATCCAAGAGATTGCTCCTTGGCAAAATAATGAATTGATTTTTCGTAAAATCACACTAAAAAATGCTTTTAAAGATTTTTCAAGATACCAAAATATTGAAGTTGAATTTAAAACAAAAGATATTGAAGATAGGCTTTTTAGTGGGAAATTTAATACTAAAGAAATAGATAAGTTTTTATTTGCTATTCAAAAAATATATCCTATTAAAATAAAAAAAGAACAAAATAAAATTTACATTAGTAAAATATAA
- a CDS encoding TonB-dependent siderophore receptor, with protein sequence MTKLQSKIITSSIAILLCSNLFAQETYTIKDMSLKQALEKISKESKLSYIVDENLIEGKNAANINNIEGVKNALDKVLAGSGLEATIENGTIIIKKKIIVGSGTILDDISVTDSYRTGSAEDGYVVNEVKQIGFWGAKSLQDTPYSMTVMPQELIENSIAGDMDQVYKMNPITQTGPTTSVYGTPYATIRGFGTQTGIMDGVRLSSTSSGISMEELESVEILNGLSGFMYGVGNVGGTTNYVLKRPTYKPLTNLTIGNYGAEQYFTHLDLGNKIDEKGKFAYRLNTSYQDGETSKDDQNIERKLISGAIDWNVSDDLLLQLEAAHQYYKAEGREQAFYSDIPNVLPSADSLDMNKTYVPNNWLYNETETNRVGLNANWSINDIFTLRSAYLYKKDTREHTQAFPTFTTTGWKLQWMSKVNPVDYIAQGTYTYLDSEFNTLNIKHKLTMGISGDILEQRQYEKNSIWASTTPSDLTLDDLLNYPIPSEFNTSDYGKKYKANKSENTNIVIGDDIAFNEQWGALIGANYTTIGTKVFNASGKETSKYNKSELTPTLSLIYKPFEDLTTYVTYMEALEKGTIVGSTYKNAGEILEPLKSEQYEVGAKYSVSENLLLSSSLFRIEKPYEYSDKALPIPTYVQDGKRIHEGVELTVTGKVTDNFTVITGGTILDPKIDKSNDPKLEGKKPTGTASKMAKLYAEYDVVQIKGITLTGGAYYTGSRFADNTNLQEIDAYTIYDAGLRYKTKLDKYPTTFNLNIANLTNESYWASSDTLGIPRNIAYSMKVEF encoded by the coding sequence ATGACGAAATTACAATCTAAGATTATAACTTCTTCTATTGCAATATTACTTTGTAGTAATTTATTTGCACAAGAAACTTATACAATAAAAGATATGTCTTTAAAACAAGCACTAGAAAAAATTTCAAAAGAATCAAAACTTTCATATATTGTAGATGAAAATTTAATTGAAGGTAAAAATGCTGCAAATATAAATAATATAGAAGGCGTAAAAAATGCCCTTGATAAAGTTTTAGCTGGAAGTGGACTAGAAGCTACTATTGAAAATGGAACAATCATTATAAAAAAGAAAATAATAGTTGGAAGTGGAACAATTCTTGATGATATTTCTGTAACAGATAGTTATAGAACGGGAAGTGCTGAAGATGGATATGTTGTAAATGAAGTAAAACAAATTGGATTTTGGGGAGCAAAATCACTTCAAGATACTCCTTATTCTATGACAGTAATGCCCCAAGAATTAATTGAAAATTCTATTGCAGGGGATATGGATCAAGTTTATAAAATGAATCCTATTACTCAAACTGGTCCTACAACTTCTGTATATGGAACACCATATGCGACAATTAGAGGTTTTGGTACACAAACTGGAATTATGGATGGAGTAAGACTTTCTTCAACTTCATCTGGTATTAGTATGGAGGAATTAGAAAGTGTTGAAATATTAAATGGTCTTTCTGGATTTATGTATGGAGTAGGAAATGTTGGAGGAACAACAAATTATGTACTTAAAAGACCAACTTATAAACCTCTTACAAATTTAACTATTGGAAATTATGGGGCTGAACAATACTTTACACATCTTGATTTAGGAAATAAAATAGATGAAAAAGGCAAATTTGCTTATAGATTAAATACTTCATATCAAGATGGCGAGACATCAAAAGATGACCAAAATATTGAAAGAAAACTAATAAGTGGAGCTATAGATTGGAATGTTTCTGATGATTTATTATTACAATTAGAAGCTGCACATCAATATTACAAAGCAGAAGGAAGAGAACAAGCTTTTTATTCAGATATACCTAATGTTTTGCCTAGTGCAGATTCACTAGATATGAATAAAACATATGTTCCTAATAATTGGTTATATAATGAAACTGAAACAAATAGAGTTGGGTTAAATGCAAATTGGAGTATAAATGATATTTTTACACTTAGAAGTGCTTATTTATATAAAAAAGATACACGAGAACATACTCAAGCTTTTCCAACATTTACAACAACAGGTTGGAAATTACAATGGATGAGTAAAGTAAATCCAGTTGATTATATAGCACAAGGTACATATACTTATTTAGACAGTGAATTTAATACTTTAAATATTAAACATAAATTAACAATGGGAATTTCAGGTGATATTTTAGAACAAAGACAATATGAAAAAAATTCTATTTGGGCATCTACAACACCTTCTGATTTAACTCTTGATGATTTATTAAATTATCCTATACCTTCTGAATTTAATACAAGTGATTATGGAAAAAAATACAAAGCAAATAAATCAGAAAATACAAATATTGTAATTGGAGATGATATAGCTTTTAATGAGCAATGGGGTGCATTGATAGGAGCTAACTATACAACTATTGGAACGAAAGTTTTTAATGCTTCAGGAAAAGAAACATCTAAATATAATAAATCTGAATTAACTCCAACTCTATCTTTAATATATAAACCTTTTGAAGATTTAACAACTTATGTAACTTATATGGAAGCTTTAGAAAAAGGAACAATAGTTGGAAGCACTTATAAAAATGCAGGTGAAATATTAGAACCATTAAAAAGTGAGCAATATGAAGTTGGAGCAAAATATTCTGTTTCAGAAAATTTACTTTTAAGTTCATCATTATTTAGAATAGAAAAACCTTATGAATATTCAGATAAAGCTTTACCTATACCAACTTATGTACAAGATGGTAAAAGAATACATGAAGGAGTAGAATTAACTGTTACGGGAAAAGTAACTGACAATTTCACTGTAATTACTGGTGGAACAATATTAGATCCTAAAATTGACAAAAGTAATGACCCTAAACTAGAAGGGAAAAAACCAACTGGGACAGCATCAAAAATGGCAAAACTTTATGCTGAATATGATGTAGTTCAAATAAAAGGAATAACTTTAACTGGCGGAGCATATTATACGGGAAGTAGATTTGCAGACAATACAAATCTTCAAGAAATAGATGCTTATACTATTTATGATGCAGGACTTAGATATAAAACAAAATTAGATAAATATCCTACAACTTTTAATCTAAATATAGCAAATTTAACTAATGAAAGTTATTGGGCTTCAAGTGATACTTTAGGTATCCCAAGAAATATTGCTTATTCAATGAAAGTAGAATTTTAA